The following proteins come from a genomic window of Elusimicrobiota bacterium:
- a CDS encoding flippase-like domain-containing protein, producing the protein MKQGARWALSAGLTLVGLVVAFHGVDWGVFSLSLRRTGALWGLALVPVVMGVEYRLRTARWSLLMGGARGYFPVVAAAFFLNTVLPFRAGEAARAYWSHRRSGRSLSGCVAGLVVDRLGDALALLGVFAVFLFHVGDRTPGSKIGALVFVLAIALAALGIGVRWPETVRKKLLPGGSPPLWVRIVEGVLAGVAPLRAGRIALGVGALSGMVWTLNVFLYWWVAGLFGIDLSLSQAGGVLAAIALGVALPSTPGFVGVYEAAGVLMLGSLGIEKERALAFVLALHGAQIIGAAVWGGPSLWLLGRGEGDASRAVSGIDKIQRPS; encoded by the coding sequence ATGAAACAAGGCGCCCGATGGGCCCTTTCGGCGGGGCTGACCCTCGTGGGATTGGTCGTCGCTTTTCACGGGGTGGACTGGGGCGTTTTCTCCCTCTCCCTGCGGCGGACCGGCGCGTTGTGGGGGTTGGCGTTGGTCCCCGTTGTGATGGGGGTGGAGTATCGATTGCGAACGGCCCGCTGGTCCCTGTTGATGGGCGGGGCGCGCGGTTATTTCCCCGTGGTGGCCGCCGCTTTCTTTTTGAACACGGTCTTGCCTTTTCGGGCGGGGGAGGCCGCGCGGGCCTACTGGTCCCATCGCCGCTCGGGTCGGTCCCTCTCCGGCTGCGTGGCCGGGCTGGTCGTCGATCGGTTGGGGGACGCCCTCGCTCTCCTCGGGGTGTTTGCCGTTTTCCTTTTTCATGTCGGGGATCGGACGCCGGGATCGAAAATCGGGGCCCTGGTTTTCGTCCTCGCGATCGCCCTGGCCGCCTTGGGAATCGGCGTTCGGTGGCCCGAAACCGTACGGAAAAAATTGCTCCCCGGGGGATCGCCCCCCCTTTGGGTCCGGATCGTCGAGGGAGTCTTGGCGGGGGTGGCCCCGTTGCGTGCGGGACGAATCGCCCTGGGCGTGGGGGCCCTGTCGGGAATGGTCTGGACTTTGAATGTTTTCCTTTATTGGTGGGTGGCCGGCCTGTTCGGAATTGACCTTTCGCTTTCGCAGGCGGGGGGGGTCTTGGCGGCCATCGCCCTAGGGGTCGCACTGCCCTCCACCCCCGGTTTTGTGGGGGTCTACGAGGCGGCCGGTGTGTTGATGTTGGGGAGTTTGGGGATTGAAAAAGAACGGGCCTTGGCCTTCGTTTTGGCGCTTCACGGCGCGCAAATCATCGGCGCCGCCGTCTGGGGCGGCCCCTCCTTGTGGTTGCTGGGGCGTGGGGAGGGGGATGCCTCCCGCGCTGTGTCCGGGATTGATAAAATACAACGACCGTCATGA
- a CDS encoding O-antigen ligase family protein — protein MNWLVGIPFLLLAALFAAQGGKDARLLALAVAVSAGAVAFSLRVKPLEESARPLFLQSTVGFLVWQAVSMVFSPAPLAGWRALAGASLFVSSTALVGRHGRDQHREVWRLFVQGGTVLLALVWGAGGGLLLAGNPQYASFWAVVNLFLSLPVARESRTSRLQRGTGIAGAVASLFLLWSLPVRAGWVAAVAGALLWAGRRGGRRGVGGGLLLATLAIALAPARILKADDATAFKRLDIWRAAWRGIIQKPLAGWGPGQFESLYARHALPQESEPVRYDRTTAFAHNDGLQVLAETGCPGGVFVVLSLWGLWRAGRKGNRDGESAALAAGAVFSAFNFPLASPINAVLAGGTAGFLWPADTKEGARFPASAVRKAGAGLGIAATLWAGVNFVLAADSLRADRGAVVLGATDARWIDVQADRMDQLLHSGAAGAVDTVEANLRNLLRVAPHRADLWRSLGHLESDHRPQRAGPAEAAYGEALARKPHHAPWWLERAMIAIHRNDAPGAEESLHRALRAEPRYFNAALALGQWRRLKGDPAGAARWLAALRVRGANGPKDVRGASGYQRAVLSRDERGLARALALCYIDLGRFREALVELDKTEMDTPETWALRALALSRAGRPGDARAALRRGRSLAPEDPRWEILMKKIAEPNRP, from the coding sequence TTGAATTGGCTGGTCGGGATCCCGTTCCTCCTTTTGGCGGCGTTGTTCGCGGCCCAGGGGGGAAAGGACGCTCGGCTTTTGGCGTTGGCGGTCGCTGTTTCGGCGGGGGCGGTGGCGTTCAGCCTTCGGGTCAAACCCCTGGAGGAATCCGCCCGCCCCCTTTTTCTTCAGAGCACGGTGGGCTTTTTGGTTTGGCAGGCGGTGTCGATGGTGTTCTCCCCGGCCCCGTTGGCCGGTTGGCGCGCCCTCGCGGGCGCCTCGCTGTTCGTGTCCTCGACGGCCCTGGTCGGGAGGCATGGGCGGGATCAGCACCGTGAGGTTTGGCGTCTGTTTGTCCAGGGCGGAACGGTCCTTTTGGCGTTGGTTTGGGGGGCCGGGGGGGGGCTCCTCCTCGCCGGGAATCCACAATACGCGTCGTTTTGGGCCGTCGTGAATTTGTTCCTCTCCCTGCCCGTGGCGCGCGAGTCCCGGACGTCCCGCCTGCAACGGGGAACGGGCATCGCGGGGGCGGTGGCTTCGTTGTTCCTCTTGTGGTCCTTACCGGTGCGCGCCGGATGGGTGGCGGCCGTTGCGGGCGCTCTCCTTTGGGCGGGGCGACGGGGGGGGCGACGGGGTGTCGGGGGGGGGCTCCTGTTGGCGACGCTGGCGATCGCCCTGGCCCCCGCACGGATTCTCAAGGCCGATGACGCCACCGCTTTCAAACGGCTCGATATTTGGCGGGCGGCTTGGCGGGGAATTATTCAAAAGCCCTTGGCCGGTTGGGGTCCCGGCCAATTCGAAAGCCTCTACGCCCGGCATGCCCTTCCCCAGGAATCCGAACCCGTGCGTTACGACCGCACCACCGCGTTTGCGCACAACGACGGGTTGCAGGTCCTGGCCGAAACGGGATGCCCCGGCGGCGTTTTTGTGGTTTTGTCTTTGTGGGGTCTCTGGCGGGCTGGGAGAAAGGGGAATCGGGACGGGGAGTCCGCGGCGTTGGCGGCCGGTGCGGTGTTTTCCGCGTTCAATTTTCCTTTGGCGAGCCCGATCAACGCCGTGCTGGCGGGGGGAACAGCCGGTTTCCTGTGGCCGGCCGATACAAAGGAGGGCGCGCGATTCCCGGCCTCCGCCGTCCGGAAGGCGGGAGCGGGACTGGGAATTGCGGCGACGTTGTGGGCCGGTGTGAACTTCGTTCTGGCGGCGGACTCCCTTCGCGCGGACCGAGGCGCCGTCGTCCTCGGCGCCACCGACGCGCGGTGGATCGACGTCCAGGCCGACCGGATGGATCAATTGTTGCACAGCGGAGCGGCCGGGGCGGTCGACACCGTCGAAGCGAATCTGCGGAACTTGCTGCGGGTCGCCCCACACCGGGCCGATCTTTGGCGAAGTTTGGGCCATCTCGAATCGGATCACCGGCCCCAACGGGCGGGACCCGCCGAGGCGGCCTACGGCGAGGCCCTGGCCCGCAAGCCCCATCACGCGCCCTGGTGGTTGGAACGGGCCATGATCGCCATTCACCGGAACGACGCGCCGGGCGCCGAAGAGTCCTTGCACAGGGCCCTCCGCGCCGAACCCCGTTATTTCAACGCGGCGTTGGCTTTGGGTCAATGGAGGCGGCTTAAAGGGGATCCGGCGGGCGCCGCCCGCTGGCTGGCCGCCCTTCGTGTACGGGGCGCCAACGGGCCGAAGGACGTTCGAGGGGCCTCCGGTTATCAGCGGGCGGTGTTGTCCCGGGACGAGCGGGGGCTGGCTCGGGCTCTGGCCCTTTGCTATATCGACCTGGGGCGGTTCCGGGAAGCCCTCGTTGAATTGGACAAGACCGAAATGGATACGCCGGAAACATGGGCTTTGCGCGCGCTGGCGTTGTCCCGCGCGGGACGACCGGGGGACGCCCGCGCGGCGTTGCGGCGGGGTCGGTCGCTTGCTCCGGAGGACCCCCGCTGGGAGATTCTGATGAAAAAAATCGCCGAACCGAATCGACCGTGA
- a CDS encoding glycosyltransferase — MIHILLAAYNEAESLGDVIAGVARAFADGDWTAWVVDDGSTDGTPDVAQRHAGPFPVRLLRHGTNRGLGAALRTGFSTIGAVMGPRDVLVTLDADNTHPPAQIPALVAEVEAGRADIAIASRFRPSARVVGVPWHRRMLSRGAEAVFRLFVPVPGVRDYTCGFRAYGASCVRALPAEDLIREDGFAAQAEILIRLTRRGARATEIPLVLRYDRKKGDSKMRIVRTVARTLGVVARLRRL; from the coding sequence GTGATTCACATCCTGTTGGCCGCCTACAACGAGGCGGAGTCTTTGGGCGACGTCATCGCCGGGGTGGCGCGCGCCTTTGCTGACGGCGATTGGACGGCGTGGGTGGTGGACGACGGATCCACCGATGGAACGCCCGATGTGGCCCAGCGTCACGCGGGCCCCTTTCCCGTGCGGTTGTTGCGCCACGGGACCAACCGGGGCCTGGGGGCCGCCCTGCGGACCGGCTTTTCGACCATCGGCGCCGTCATGGGGCCCCGCGATGTCCTCGTGACCCTGGACGCGGACAACACCCACCCGCCCGCGCAAATTCCCGCCCTCGTCGCGGAGGTGGAAGCGGGCCGCGCGGACATCGCCATCGCCTCGCGGTTTCGCCCCTCGGCCCGCGTGGTCGGCGTGCCCTGGCACCGACGGATGCTCAGTCGGGGCGCCGAGGCCGTTTTTCGATTGTTCGTCCCGGTGCCCGGGGTCCGCGATTACACCTGCGGATTTCGGGCCTACGGGGCGTCCTGCGTGCGCGCGTTGCCGGCGGAAGATTTGATTCGCGAAGACGGATTCGCCGCCCAGGCCGAAATCTTGATCCGCCTGACCCGCCGGGGGGCGCGTGCGACGGAAATCCCCCTGGTCCTGCGGTACGACCGAAAAAAGGGGGACAGCAAAATGCGGATCGTTCGAACCGTGGCCCGGACGCTCGGGGTGGTCGCGCGTTTGCGGCGGTTATGA
- a CDS encoding DUF2029 domain-containing protein — MRRILTERRGIFGCAAAVLLAAGLRAVAFGWGLPLKYAHIDESVVSFYAMRIASGVFNPGFYDYPGLFLNLLAGFFRAGLALTGVSFADATLRYAAGDSAALTLTARGLSFLFALGTVALVFRMGRRWAGAVAGTLVATLLAVNPLHVRHSHYGTVDALAVLLTFWTMARLAAFAMDRSRPGAFQAGALVGLAAAVKYFPGIFILPLIGIPLVKKDRDAAAFVGWGLAGAALGFALGSPSTWLGLPDFMARFGHLAPKIVGTPGHAVPLVPTLAGLWANAGPAAVGMAAVGFAVFWISGGERRWFAGLWAGLLVFLGFWSVQSDHYALPLYPGLFLMAVDGARWLSRGRKKICWVLWGVLLITPLPRTARVLRDLSAPDTRLRAVSWARANLPAGATVLRFAHTPEFGPRDPYRVRVDFTNVLLEDVLATGDMSRLKGFDYVIHSEYTDQEGPAVDRLSRAFSLVHREAGPAPRFPHHPVVRVYRTRVP; from the coding sequence ATGAGGCGAATTTTAACGGAGCGCCGGGGAATTTTTGGGTGCGCCGCCGCGGTCCTCCTGGCCGCGGGGCTTCGCGCGGTCGCTTTCGGTTGGGGCCTCCCGCTCAAATACGCCCACATCGATGAATCGGTGGTTTCGTTCTACGCGATGCGGATCGCCTCGGGGGTTTTCAATCCCGGTTTTTACGATTACCCGGGATTGTTCCTGAACCTTTTGGCCGGTTTTTTTCGCGCCGGGTTGGCTCTGACGGGGGTATCCTTCGCCGACGCGACCCTGCGTTACGCGGCCGGCGACAGCGCGGCGTTGACGCTCACGGCGCGGGGGCTGTCTTTCCTTTTTGCCCTGGGGACCGTGGCTCTGGTGTTTCGGATGGGGCGCCGATGGGCGGGGGCGGTTGCGGGGACGTTGGTCGCGACTCTGCTGGCGGTCAACCCCTTGCACGTGCGCCACAGCCATTACGGCACCGTCGACGCCCTGGCGGTTCTTTTGACGTTTTGGACAATGGCGCGCTTGGCGGCTTTCGCGATGGACCGCTCGCGCCCCGGGGCATTCCAGGCGGGGGCTCTGGTGGGGTTGGCGGCGGCGGTTAAATATTTTCCGGGGATTTTTATTCTCCCGTTGATCGGGATCCCCTTGGTGAAAAAAGACCGGGACGCCGCGGCCTTCGTGGGGTGGGGGCTCGCGGGGGCCGCCCTGGGGTTCGCCCTGGGGTCGCCCTCGACCTGGCTCGGGTTGCCGGATTTTATGGCCCGTTTCGGGCATTTGGCGCCGAAAATCGTCGGGACCCCGGGGCACGCGGTTCCCCTGGTTCCCACCCTGGCGGGGTTGTGGGCCAACGCGGGCCCCGCGGCGGTCGGGATGGCGGCGGTGGGATTCGCCGTTTTTTGGATATCGGGCGGCGAGCGGCGTTGGTTCGCGGGGCTGTGGGCGGGGCTCTTGGTGTTCCTGGGGTTTTGGTCCGTGCAGTCGGACCACTACGCTTTGCCGCTCTACCCGGGCCTGTTTTTGATGGCGGTGGACGGAGCCCGCTGGTTGTCCCGGGGAAGGAAAAAAATTTGTTGGGTGTTGTGGGGCGTTTTGCTCATCACGCCCCTGCCGCGGACCGCGCGGGTCCTCCGGGATCTGTCCGCGCCGGACACGCGCCTGCGCGCCGTGTCCTGGGCGCGGGCCAACCTGCCCGCGGGCGCGACCGTTCTTCGGTTTGCGCACACGCCCGAATTCGGACCCCGCGACCCCTATCGGGTGCGTGTGGATTTCACGAACGTTTTGTTGGAGGATGTCCTGGCCACCGGCGACATGTCACGACTCAAGGGATTTGATTACGTGATCCACAGTGAATACACCGATCAAGAAGGTCCCGCGGTGGATCGGTTGTCGCGCGCTTTTTCCTTGGTCCACCGCGAAGCCGGCCCCGCCCCCCGGTTCCCCCATCACCCGGTGGTCCGGGTTTACAGGACCCGCGTCCCATGA
- a CDS encoding glycosyltransferase family 2 protein, whose product MKPKIVVVLPAFNAARTVERTVRDIPPGCADELLLVDDASRDETVAVAQRLGLTVIRHNENRGYGGNQKTCYREALARGADIVVMLHPDYQYDARLIPFLTGFIEKDVCDVMFGSRVRTRREALAGGMPLYKYIFNRLLTVLENVVFGQNLGETHSGFRAYSRRVLEALPWDRNSDDFVFDQQFIAQAVHFGFRLGDVPVPTRYERTSSSINFRRSAVYGLETLWTLARYLLHRWKIWSNPLFTPRSS is encoded by the coding sequence ATGAAACCCAAGATCGTGGTGGTTCTCCCCGCCTTCAACGCCGCGCGGACGGTCGAGCGCACGGTGCGCGACATCCCGCCGGGGTGTGCCGACGAGCTCCTCTTGGTGGACGACGCGTCCCGGGACGAGACCGTCGCCGTCGCCCAACGGTTGGGACTGACGGTGATCCGCCACAACGAGAACCGCGGCTACGGTGGCAACCAAAAAACCTGCTACCGGGAAGCGCTCGCCCGCGGGGCCGACATCGTTGTGATGCTTCACCCCGACTACCAATACGACGCGCGGTTGATCCCCTTTTTGACCGGGTTCATCGAGAAGGACGTCTGCGATGTGATGTTTGGATCCCGGGTCCGCACCCGCCGCGAGGCGCTGGCCGGCGGAATGCCGCTCTATAAATACATCTTCAACCGGTTGTTGACGGTGTTGGAAAACGTGGTGTTCGGGCAGAACCTGGGGGAAACCCACAGCGGCTTCCGCGCCTACTCCCGGCGGGTCCTCGAAGCGCTGCCCTGGGACCGGAACTCCGATGATTTCGTTTTCGACCAGCAGTTCATCGCCCAGGCCGTTCACTTCGGCTTCCGATTGGGGGACGTGCCGGTGCCGACCCGCTACGAGCGGACCTCTTCCTCGATCAATTTCCGTCGCAGCGCCGTCTACGGTTTGGAAACCCTGTGGACACTGGCGCGCTATCTTCTCCACCGTTGGAAAATATGGTCAAACCCGCTCTTCACACCCCGCTCCTCTTAA